GCTCTACCTCGGGGTATTGTGTATTTCTTGGAGACAACTTAGTCTCTTGGTCGGCCAAACGACAACCTACGTTGTCAAAATCTAGTGCCGAAGCTGAGTACAGGGGAGTGGCTAACGTTGTATCTGAATCTTGTTGGATCCGTAATTTGTTACTTGAACTACATTGTCCCATCTCTAAGGCCACATTGGTTTATTGCGATAATGTAAGTGCTATTTATCTCTCTGGTAATCCGGTACAACATCAACGCACTAAACATATTGAGATGGATATTCACTTTGTTCGTGAAAAAGTAAAACGTGGTGAAGTACGTGTTCTACATGTTCCGTCCCGCTATCAGATTGCTGACATTTTCACTAAAGGGCTTCCGCGCGTCCTATTTGATGATTTTCGGGACAGTCTAACCGTACGTAAACCTCCCGCTTCGACTGCGGGGGTGTGATAGAATacataatttgtaattaatgtaaattaattatttttgtaattttgtaaTTTCTAGAATAGCCTCAGCTAAACCCTAACCTAGCTATGTATATATTCTGAGAAAATTAATGAGAAAGCACGGCAAATATTTCTCACATGAACGAACTCAAATCCGAAATTGATGGAAGAAAAGAAAGTCAAACTTCAATTGTAAAGCAAACATCTCGTCTTAATTGGAACAGACTCATCTTCTTCACTTTTCTACAAGTCTGCAAAACAAAGATCAATGCATAATGAAATAATCATGATAAAAAAATGATGACAAAGAGTGAACTTTCGATAAGGAGAAAATTACAAATGATTttgaaaaatgatttttgaTCTTTTTCCTTTCCAACAATCCCGAGACTATATTAGCAAGCAAGGTATCAAGTTTTCCAAGTTCCCTGAGACGATATGAAGCTTTCTGAAAGTCATCTCTGGTGACGTGCGAAATTTTGACATTCTCATATTAAGACATCAAATCtattagtgaggggtgtgcaaATTAGAGAAATTTTGTAATGTTGTTACTTGACCATCATTTTAGGGTGACGTGCGACCCCTACTTAATAGGTAGTTATTTGAGATTCACCCTACTAGTGTTCTTTTTTCCTCCCTTAAATGAAAATGTATATTCTATAGTGTTTTCTTTCCCTCCTTTCGATGAaaatgtatatattttttattgacTAATTAATGGAATTGCATAATTTGGTTTATACTTGgttttgttaaattttaaagtttCCTAAAgcattttaaaaataaagttacTTATTCCATGGGATTGAGTCATGATTACTTGGTTTTTTCTGATTTCTGTgagtttgtttcttttttctattttcttattttttttgcaGGTTGGTAGTAAGATAGGCTACATACGAGTGATGTGTGCGTGATTAAAGACTAGGCTACCCCGTCAATAGACAACTTGGTAATCTGGGATACCAGTTTGGCTATATTTGGATAATAATATTTATGTGTTGGTTGATATATCACTGATTAGACCACTTAGAAATCTTTTTATTAAATGACTagttttatactccctccgtcctttaatactcgcCCTGATTTGACTGGCACCGAGTTTTAgacaatttaattgacttattaatttattaggtggtagttgatactggagtattattttattatagttagtggaaaatgtgtcaaATAAAGGGGAGGAGGTGGGAGTGgattgaattttttaatgttctttttaggAAATAAGAATATATGTGGGTCCGTGATGAGTGagagaaatgatataatattagtaaaagtatGACATCTATAGAAATgaggcgagtattaagggacggctttataaggaaagcggggcgagtattaagggacggagggatcGAGTAATATCTTAGTTACTTACTCTGTATTTATGGTGCATTCTATTCACctaattttcacttatttcttctagacttatcttatctgaacttatcgaAACTTATATCTgaaattaactgaacttatctgaacttatcaaaacttattttagttataaattgtacttggtcaacccttattttccctaaacttatcttatccgaacttaactaaacttatttttactgaaataagtggaaataaggtgaacagaacagagcCTTAGTAACACTCACAATATTGAACAATCGTTTTCAAATAATATACTCGTAAGTAGGCCTGattatcgggcggggcgggtcagggtcggtgcgggtcaaaagagggtcgggtattgaaagggtcatttttagagggtcgataatgggcgggtcaaaagcgggtcgcgggtcaatagcgggtcattattgggcgggtcaataaacgagcaatgaaaaatgaaaaacaaaagagccatgtgcaagtacaagtaaatacgaagctatgcatgtaattttttgtatcattactatttttattttcaaaataattgtagtataagtttgaccctataatgaccctgtccaataaaggccctgtccaataaaggccctgtccaataaaagccctattaacttgaccctaaccctatatccattggactaccctgtccaataaccaggtatACCCGTAAGTATGAATTTTGGTTATGTAAAAAGGTTCACATTTTGGGTGTTACACTGCAAGCCCGCAAGGAGTGCGTTAGCTCGTGTGTGTTGCAATGTGCATCCTTGGCGTGCGTGAGCACAACAACGCTCGCAGGCCTTCCACCATGAGCTTGGCCCATGCGCATGCTCGTGGAGTGCATGCCTGTGGTTTGGGTGATCCGGCCAAGGAGTGTTCCGAACTCCTAGTTCACTCAAATACGGAGTTGTAGATTTATTTAATAAGTTAATGATCATATTATTCAGATGTCTCCTCCAAAGAGAAACTCTATAGATTTTCAAACCGTTGTATTTAAGTGTTTTCTAGGCTAATGCAGAACAGGAGAATAAGAAAATCTTACGGAACTTGTTGTGTTGTGGTGACCcaaccactgccttgaaaatgagattcGAGGCAACCGGTGTATTCACCGATTTGTTCCCTAAGatttacacaactctcaacacacgATGGCACTCTTGGGTGTGAGATGGGGTTtagaacttatgcccaaaagagaggaagaaagaagaagatgagAGGATGATATTTTGTCTCAACCTAATAAAAAATGAAGAGTATTTACAAGATTGGTGGAGGAGATAaaacaacccaaagaaatcaaaggactcAAAGGAATCCAATGATATTAATCAATCCAATCAAACCCATGATAATGAAGGGTTTATAAccccataatcaagagaaataatggactaacataaatcatcataatcagaatgataatCATCCTTAAACCACAATTAAAAAGTTGTTACAAAGAAGGAATGGAAGAAATAGAATCAAAATCGGACCAAATGAGCCTGCCCGATTGGGCGCGAGTGCAACTCTCAAAACCCGTTGTAACTCGCCCGAGTGCACTCCACCAAAACTCCCCAAATTTGGCCGATCGGGCGAAAGTGCGACAGAAATTACCCAATTTCTTACTTGCACTGGCGCTTGGTCGGGCAACCCTTTTGGAGCTTTAATTCCAACACTAAACACTTATCTCTAACATGAAAATTTCAATAGATGTGAAatagtataaataaataaaatgttgGTTAAAAAAAGTCAGGATCTTCTGGCTTGAACATCTTAGGCATCTTTAGGTCGTGAGATGAAGTAGCAATAATATTCATTTTATGGTTTGCACCTCTTTTGGTATTTGCAGCAAACTTTGAAGCTAATATCGTCGCTTTAAGTGGTTGTTGTTGGCGTTTACTACCATGATCAACTTCATCGTGGTTAATGAATAAGGGTTCATCCTCATCCTCGTCCTCATCCTCATGATTATTTTCTTCATTATCTAATTGCATAAGATAGTAAAACTCGTAATTTTCATTCCTAGCAAGATCCTCAGCCATCTTCCTCTTCGTGTAACGTCGCCAAGCGGCTTGTATAAAGCAAGCCCCCCATGTCCTCCATTGATGAGAATAGTATCTAAATGAATGTTGTAGCCTCTTGCTTTGTAGACGTTTAAACTGCGTGGCTACATACTTTAGATCATCTGCTCGTAAGGCGAAGGCTTCGACTTCTGTTAGGGCTTTTACTTTTCTTGTTGAGGAAGGAAGGTTTAGGGTTGTTGTTGTAGGTAATATTGCCCATGTTAACAACTCTTCCCCGCAAAAATCACCCTGTCCAAGTGTAATGGAGTTGAAAAAACCCGAACGACCACCGTAAGTGGTTGAGCTCTCTAGTTGTCCTCTTATTATGAACATCATCTCTGAAACTGGATCCCCTTCTCGTGCTATATATGTGTCTTTCGTGTTCAATGATGGTATTAGACGTTCACATATTGCATCTAATAGTTGATCATCCATTTGTGCAAAGAACGGAACctacaaattacaaattaaaagAGGAGATGTCatgcattaattaattaaattatggtATGGTTTTGTCTGAttctttgtctgcccttatctGAATATATATTTATGTCATTGTTTTATTCTCTCTTCATGGTCTCTGATTTTTTCTGGCCGGTTTGATCTCATTTGTCTGGTTTGATTTAATAATCAATAACAATAAGGTGAGAAAAATAAATCCTTACTCGACGAACAAGACCCAAACataaatgtttttgaatttcaCGTCGAATATCCAAGGGTAGTGATTGTAAAATAGACTCCTCTTCGACTCCTCTTGTAGCAATCCACTTATATTGAACAAATCGTCGAATTCGCTCCCTGAGTTCCTCTGGTAATTGCCTATGTTGCATCCACTCTTCTGTATCTCTTCTTTTTATTCTCCACTCTTCAATTCTGGTCATTATAGATTGAAGATAAGTCTGCAACATGAGTTCATATCATAATTCTAAGAAACGAaccctaaaataaaataaattaacttccaataaaattataacttttCTTGTTCTCGAATACACCTAGAGATAGCCAACTAGGTGTATCTAATGAGTACATGTTTTTCTTTCTTCATTTGGTTTTTCTTTGAATAAGCAAAATTGATCAAATACGCCCAAAGCCAACCTTAAACTACCTCTAAGTGTACCTGAGAACAAAATGAAGGTTACTGATCGACTATTAtatgttcttgaaaatttgtttTTAAATTACCTTTTTCAACACAAATTAGTGAATATAGGGGAAGGAGGGTACGAACATGAGACCTATAGTATACAAGAACTCGGTCTTAGCTACCATGACAAAACCTAATTTGTTATTTTCACCTCTTTGAACTTACAATTTCACTGATCACAATAGAACTCTTCCTGAATTGggcttattaaaaaaaatcacctTCTTAGAACAAAATAGATATGTGGGCGTGTCAAGATtttaatatgatttatgaaattacctGAATTTGGCCGATCAAGTGGGAAAAAAGGAATAGACCCATGACACAAATAAAACTACAAAATAGTGTTTCCTCAATGTAGGTGCTGTTGTCTGTATTTTGTCCATAAGAACTgtgtaaaattaaaattaccatATTAATGAAATAATAGTATCTTTGATTAAGATTGAACaaaaaatttatgttttgaaaatacatattgaGACGACAAAACAGTAAATACTTCACTAAGGTACCTATATAGTTTACCTTAACGTCTTCAAGCCCCACCAGAGGCAATAGAAATAAGTTTGGGTAAAACCAGCAGATACAACATCATCAGTAATAACCCGACCAAACATTCCAAACgtgaatttatgatttttattttgagGGTTGCAATTTGATAGAACACCCGATTTTTCTAACCAACGTTTACGAGCAGGAAGCTCTTTATTCTCAATGTCGAAGAATGTGGGATTACAAGGAAACCGAGTTGAATTTTGTTTCCCTACACATTCTATTTTCCAGCAAGTGTGTACTCTTTGTAGCGCCCATAAATACCATATACCTCCTATTACCTGTGTTGGGATATAACAACAAATTTAAGTTTGAAATCTTGTATCAATAAACAAATAACAACACGTCTTTTGTGTGACATATATCATGCACCATAGGGTAACAAAATACTAAGATTATTACTTACTCACTTTCTTAGCTAGCATTGTTGTCGAGGGGATGTTTAGTGCACACAGATAATAAGGTAATGTAAGAGTTAAGAGTATGGAatgactatatatatatataactcaTACCTCTGAGTTTGTTTCATTACTAATACTCCATTCGTATCACGTTacttcttacactttcatttttcATTCGTGTAATGACTATCACATTACTAGCTTGGTATACATCCAAATTAAGATGATcctacaattattatattgtcgaTCTCTTTCTTTCAACTAACAAAAGTTTGGTCATTACACGCTATCATCGTTCAATTCATCAAAAAATATTCCACTAAACCCCTAtcacttttcaataaaataacaattgataataaaaaaaatacccatTTATAACCTAAAAACTTTGTGCAGAGGTGGGAGTAACGAGTAATGTTGGACAGAaggattaaaatcctaatgctTAATTGATTTTAGAGTAAGTGCAAAAAGAAAAAGGGTCTTACATGGCCTGCCAATATAAAGAGAAGCATATTATAAACAGCACCAGACCATGCATTTTTTGCAGCAATTCCGGTAGAATTTACAATCTTGCGATTTAACGGTATCATTACGAACAACCGAGGAATGAATTGAACAAGTACTATTAGAGCTACTGTGTGATTTGTGTGAGCTTTTGTTGCGCTTCTCAATGCCGGAACTATAAACCATATCATTATCTGTACATGCTCataattagtaaaaaaaaatatattaaaacaaATCACACTCATACATGAACTTTATGAGACCATTGGTACGAATTTGTCACTATATCCCTAAATCTAGTATCAATATTTAAACTCATGACCTCGCTTTTATTAATGTAAAGTATTAACCACTATTACAATGATACAATGTAGGACTTCAAAgtaatataaaaatttaaaaaattaaaaagtcatTCTTATAAATTTTAAAGCTTTGGTGCCTAGATCTTTCTTAATTTACTCAAATCATATGCTTCGTATATATCTCACAAAAAGTTTAGCTaagtattcattttttttcctcAAAATTTATATCATATCGACTTTTGTAAGTTAAGGTGAAGTTTGTAATTTAAGACATTTCTTATAAGTTATAAGTACATTACAAAAAATAATGATTCTACAAATCATgtaaactattttgttattgaatTAAGTTTactttcaccaaaaaaaaaaactacttaAAAGTTAAGATTTATTTCACTAATAGTTGGTTAGCCAATCCAGTGatttcattttttaaaaaaaaaacttaatacTTGGTATTAAACTATGCGTAACTATCGGGGCAATCGTCCGGGCTAGTAACTAATTAATTAGTAGATGAAATATGTAAACATACCTGAGGCAAAGGAAGCATGGCAGCAACGTCAATAATAAAATCAGACGTTAAATACTTAGCAGCAATAGCTTTAGGGTCCATAACAAGTTCCTTACGACCAAAAACTCTAGAATTTCTCGAAATAAAAGCGGTTCGAAATTTTAAGAAAATGTGGGTAAGATAAAGAAAATCAGAAATAGTTCGAATGAGAGTGACAATGATTAATAACTGGAAGTTAGTATTAAGACATGCGTAACCACAAATTGTAGGAACATAAAAGTAAAGAGGATCAAGAAAGAGGGTAACTAGGCATGTTACGAGGAACAGGTTATTCCAGCTAGTTATGAATTCGCTACGAGGATCGTGGATCGTTGTCCACCACCGAGGCTTCCGCCGCCTCTGCGGTTGTCGTCGGAGAAGAGAGAATGATGTTGGAAAATGCCGGAATTTTGAGGATGGTGCATTTAGATTAAAACTATGCAtactttttgttttaattaatctgGGATTATTTTTACATTGATCATGGATTGTGAAAAGGAAGAGAAGAGctcgagaggagagagaagggttGTTAGATGGAAGATGAGAGGCTAACGGAAAGTTAAAGGAGAAGCCATATATTTCGCCTTTCAACTTATTTatgtaaaacaaaataaaaataaaaataaaaataaaaataaaaatgcatTGTGAATTTGACATGATAACTTGGTTATAGTATTCATGTTTTCATGCACGTGCGTAACATTTATAAGAAGTACATGTATAATATATACaagaaatattaaaaattcattatttgttaatatttgtTAAATACGGAATATATAAAGGGAAGTCTTTTCAATGGCTAACAAAAAATGGTAACCACTATAATTATTTAGATCTGAATCTTTGAATTTATAGGACTAATTATAGTCGTTTATTTGTTAGActattaaaataaaatcaaataaatttCAGTTATTCCCAAGCATTGTATATATAAATAAGGCTTCATAACAAATGCATGATGATTTAATGGAAGAAAATTCTCTTTCTACGAATTTCCATGTCCcgaatttcatttaatgaggcTTTCATGCTAAAgggcttgaattttttttatttacaatTTAATCTATATTCATGTTATTATCAATTTATGAGGAAAAAAAAGTGAATTCCACAGTTGATTGACACGGTTCAAAGAGTAAAATGTATTTGCGGCAATATATAGGAAGTACTCTATATATCCGTAACATCCGCTAATGTTCTTATAAGAATTGCGGGCATTAATGTTCTTGTGAAAATTGTGGAAATGAAAGTATATCCCTACTGCCTACATGGAAGGGAAAGGAAAACCAGGTTTATGAAGCGGTTACTTTTTCACTCTATTAGaaaatcatttttattttaattagtcCACCAAACGAGTGGTATAGATTTATTATTAGAAACGTACGGTCCCGATTATGTTCGTCAAAGTGattaaaaaagtaacatgttcataaaaaaataaaaatatgtgaGCAGGTAGCCAACCATTGATACATCAATGGCATTAGCAACTATCAAAatcttatactccctccgtctctttttgttttttacgtttgacattttgcacgtttattaacgactaattaatgtgtattgagattcctctatttttttatttaaacaagaaaaattacgtttatttataatgttttcacttttatcaaaattatgatattggaaatatgagaaaaatttaatgtcctaaTAGAAAGGTGTGAGAAATTAAataaccaatgaatttaattggttaaaaaatcatttgacacaaattttgatagaatattaaatcattaatgtgatgatataaaaggaaatgtaaagaacattttgaaacacccaaaaaggaaaacgtaaaaaacaaaaagagacggagggagtagctatTTTGAGCAGGTagctggaaaaaaaaattaaatattatatgGAGCTAATAAGTATTGTAAACAACCAAtgtgaaaatttgtaatttaacTTGTAGCTAGAAAATCGATATGGCAAACTTGGCTACACCATTGTGTAGCTCACCATTAGAGCTGCTCTAAGGCCTTCATTATATTATAGAGTTGTCAAATCGGTCTATCCGTTAGCTAGGTTATGGGTCGAAATATAATAGATTTAGGTTATGGTTTATGTGGAGTGAGTGTTTCTATACAAATTTAATGCgtaaaatttattttcatattacAACAACTAAGAAGTTCCACTTTACCGGGTTGGAATTTGATATGTGGttgtattttaaattaaaaggtGACTTTGAGGTTGTATTTCGCAATTTTAGAAGTTTAAAGTTGTAACTCGCAAAGTGACAACGATAATAATGATATTTGACAAATTGATCAACCCATCAACGAAGCAAGGGTTGAAGTCTACTTTATTAAGGAGCTAGGAAACAGACCTATGATTATTCAAAATCAGGTAGCCAGATTTTTGAAACATAGATTTTTCGTGCTGCAGGTGTATGCAGAAGTAAGCATTTGAGTCATCAACAATGGTGGGACGGTAGATGTCAAACCCTAGTTTAGATTCCGATGATTTCTATTTTCTACACTGAGTTCAGAAAGGAAACTTTACTTTACATTTCCGAGGAGAAAAGGAGGATTGAAATATGGAGAAGCACCCAAAAAAAAGGTAGGAGTACATTTAAAGaaacacattttttttaaacatCTCTCTATATTACCATAACAACGCACGTTACCAAGTCTCTATACAAGATTAGGAGCATTTACTTACAAGTTCGAAATTTCGAATACACAAACTTTTCTCCAATTGTTTGCTCGTTGCACTGTAATTTGTTAGAGAGATAATTTCCTTAAAGCTTCTGAGTGAAAATGTTTTAAAGCTCATCTCTTACTGGTGAGTCGAAACATTGTTCATCCCAGTAGTATGGATACTTCAATCTAGCTGCAGTATGAGGCATGGACCAGTCTTCATATATGAACCTAAAACATAAACAtcaaagttaataatttgtCCAGAAGCCTGAATCCCTCTCAAGATCTATACAGCAAATACAAATAGAACACATTCATACTATTCAAGACCGAGATTATACGAACCCTAGCAGGTATTGTGACTCAACAATGGCGCTCAAGTATTTCATGGTATTAACACTGAAATAACAGTCTATCACAATTAGTCGGCAACCTAAAGTCAGCACTCGATCTTGATGAAATATCAGAATAAAAGCTCCACTGTAAATCGTTCCATTCCTAGACCGTCCCATGGTTGTTCACTATAATGAGGGTTGATATATATTCCAAGTTTTCAGTAACTATAAATTAGAAGGATCTCTGCTTCAAATTTAAAGAATGTCTCAAGACTAACTCATGCAGTGCTTTGATCAGCAACCAATCAACCAAAATTACAGAAATTAAGCATATTGCAATGGAATACTTGTGTAATCAAGATCTACCATAAAGGGGTGCATGCAATACATAAACAGAAAATCATAGGTTGAGTTCCCCGCATTTCAAGATCATGTCTCGTGACAGATCTTTCGGCTAAGCTCATATGTCCAACTTTGCTGATAGTGAAAGAAGACTGGTGAGGGGCAGGCATGCCAAAATTTTCGAAGCATGTCAACCTCAGAACTAATCTATCCATTATTTTTCTCCAAATCAAAAAAGGATTCACCCTACTTTGCTAACATGGCATATATCAGACACCCTGAAACTAGAAACTGAAGATGGCTTGGCAATCACAATTTCACAAATCACAATTACACCTGACACTGAAAAAGTGAATACTATTagattttatttgatgatcGCTAATCTTTTAACGAGACAAAGAACGGATGAGATAGCAGATGCTGCATTTATAATTTCAAGCTCAACTAGAACATTAAATAGAAGATACAACGtgaaacaaaaaagaaagtaaaaatgTGAAAAAAATGAGGGATTGCTTTTGGACACCCTCCATTCCTCCAGTAATGAAGCTTTCTCAAAACAGCCTTGATGTTTTAATTCATCAAAAAGAAtctcaataaaaccaatttcaacATTGCTCGTAACATTGGAAATTACTCGTTTAACGTTTTATATGCAGATAATATAGTTTAGATGTCTGCATACATGATAAGCTCAGCTAGAATAGTCTAGATGTCATCAATATATGAAAATCTCCTCTCAcccataaaaaaaaatgtatcacCCCAAATCTTCATCGTCACAAGTTATCATAAGCTCTTATATTTAAACATCATCAATAATTTGCTCTTATATTTAAACATCATCAATAATTTGCTCTTATATTTTGCTCAAGCCCCAATTTTAGTGCAACCACCATGGATCTTCCATATCCTATAGGTTTTGCAAAATTTGATATGATATAGGGCATAGGGGTATATTAGAATCAAAAGAAGGCAGATCTAATTCATCAAAAAGTTTAGTAATGAAAAATGCCCAAGAAAATTTACAACAGATGCACTGAGCAAGTGATTATATATAAGCTCATCTGCAAGACCTTCAAGCAATGAAGTTTGATTAAAGTAGTTAAGAACATCCTAACTATTCGGCAAAATGGTAGCACGCCACTCTCTCACAAGTCAAGCAGATATTtttaaaacaaatcaaataaatgacACTACTAAGAATGTAAATATGTACTTCATTGGACGGTTGGACCTCAGAGCATGCTCAAAAGTGGGCGAAAATAGGAAAACTACAGTGCTTTACTAAGAAAAGAAAGTTACACTTTGACTGGAGGACGTGATACAATAACCAGCATTTGCAGATCCTCGCTGTCGTCAGTGTTCCATACCTGTGCATTCAAAACAAAGTTAAGGGACATAAACATTTGTCCATTGTCATTGCAAGAGAAGAATTAGAGAAGTTGCATATTCTATTTGCTGATGCGGAATATACAACACATTATAACGAAATAGAAACAAGGCACGAAGCAGCAGAGTTTTTAAAGACGAGACTTCCCCATGTTAAGCCATTACCTTACAAAGTAAACAAATATAGTCACAATGTTAAACTAGAGacactttctctttctctcttcttcacAAAATTATTAAGAACAAGGAGAACGCAATAACAGACTGCTG
This Spinacia oleracea cultivar Varoflay chromosome 6, BTI_SOV_V1, whole genome shotgun sequence DNA region includes the following protein-coding sequences:
- the LOC110797631 gene encoding probable cyclic nucleotide-gated ion channel 16 yields the protein MHSFNLNAPSSKFRHFPTSFSLLRRQPQRRRKPRWWTTIHDPRSEFITSWNNLFLVTCLVTLFLDPLYFYVPTICGYACLNTNFQLLIIVTLIRTISDFLYLTHIFLKFRTAFISRNSRVFGRKELVMDPKAIAAKYLTSDFIIDVAAMLPLPQIMIWFIVPALRSATKAHTNHTVALIVLVQFIPRLFVMIPLNRKIVNSTGIAAKNAWSGAVYNMLLFILAGHVIGGIWYLWALQRVHTCWKIECVGKQNSTRFPCNPTFFDIENKELPARKRWLEKSGVLSNCNPQNKNHKFTFGMFGRVITDDVVSAGFTQTYFYCLWWGLKTLSSYGQNTDNSTYIEETLFCSFICVMGLFLFSHLIGQIQTYLQSIMTRIEEWRIKRRDTEEWMQHRQLPEELRERIRRFVQYKWIATRGVEEESILQSLPLDIRREIQKHLCLGLVRRVPFFAQMDDQLLDAICERLIPSLNTKDTYIAREGDPVSEMMFIIRGQLESSTTYGGRSGFFNSITLGQGDFCGEELLTWAILPTTTTLNLPSSTRKVKALTEVEAFALRADDLKYVATQFKRLQSKRLQHSFRYYSHQWRTWGACFIQAAWRRYTKRKMAEDLARNENYEFYYLMQLDNEENNHEDEDEDEDEPLFINHDEVDHGSKRQQQPLKATILASKFAANTKRGANHKMNIIATSSHDLKMPKMFKPEDPDFF